In Melitaea cinxia chromosome 11, ilMelCinx1.1, whole genome shotgun sequence, a genomic segment contains:
- the LOC123657923 gene encoding uncharacterized protein LOC123657923 — protein MRVTLLIIFLCYLCYCESYDMIIGDTVHRKMVFHQRVKDFAIPFKKRIKVLTYSDPEKRIIKGVAAIDNDFSHASANVTDGGVGFSYVTVRMKSQRHHPLNFEVEIYV, from the exons ATGCGTGTTAcgttattgattatatttttgtgttatttgtgTTATTGTGAAAGCTACGATATGATCATCGGTGACACGGTGCATAGAAAAATGGTCTTCCATCAGAGGGTCAAAGACTTTGCGATACCTTTTAAGAAGAGAATAAAAGTTTTGACCTACAGTGATCCAGAGAAAAGAATtattaag GGTGTAGCTGCGATAGATAATGACTTCTCACACGCCAGCGCTAATGTTACCGATGGTGGCGTTGGTTTCTCTTACGTCACAGTCAGAATGAAGAGTCAGAGACACCATCCTTTGAATTTTGAAGTTGAAATTTATGTGTGA